The Stigmatopora argus isolate UIUO_Sarg chromosome 6, RoL_Sarg_1.0, whole genome shotgun sequence region ACATTCATGTTGACACCTTCGTTTCAGGTGTGTTTGTTGATTTCCACTCATTCAATAATAACACTTGCCTTCAAAAGAGATCATACACATATTACATATTCGATATGCATCACCATTTCTCCTTCATAAAGGAGGACGTACAAATTCACCGTCCCATCGGGAGTGGACGGCAAAACGCAAATATTGCGCGGGAACCTGTCAGCCTTCACAAAAGGTGACTCCACCTCAAAGTTCTGCCAGCATCTACCAGGGCCTCCAATGGACGCCCTCCTCCGTCTTTTCCGTCGTCTTCTCCGCCAAGAGCGCCCCGGCTCCGCGGACGTCCCGGAGTCTCCTCAGGAAGCAGACGGTCATCTCCAGGACGTCGGCCTTCTCCATCTTGGAGTCGGGTTGCCGCCGGAGGAACTCGGGAGCCAGCAGCGACTTCAGCTGCTCGATGCAGAAGTTGATGCGCTCGCGACGGAGCTTCTCCACCTGAGGTTTGCCAATCTGACAAGAGGGTGACAAATCCAGGTGAGCGCCCGGGACGCCGCCATCAACGTGACCGTGATGAAGATGATTATGATGAAGATGACCGTGATGAAGATGATTGTGGATTGTGATGACGATGACAGTAATGAAGATGATTGTGATGAAGATGATTGTGATGAAGAGGACCGTGATAAAGATGACCATGATGAAGATGATTGTGGATTGTGATGAAGATGACAGTAATGAAGATGATCGTGATGAAGATGATTGTGATGAAGATGATTGTGATGAAGAGGACAGTGATGAAGATGACCGTGATGAAGATGACCGGTATGAAGATGATGTGATGAAGATGACAGTGATGAAGATGACTGTGATGAAGATGATTGTGGATTGTGATGAAGATG contains the following coding sequences:
- the LOC144076341 gene encoding transcription factor HES-5-like translates to MGDAKAEDLTFCAAMAPTIFLQGSPPQILIHKIGKPQVEKLRRERINFCIEQLKSLLAPEFLRRQPDSKMEKADVLEMTVCFLRRLRDVRGAGALLAEKTTEKTEEGVHWRPW